A genomic window from Osmia bicornis bicornis chromosome 6, iOsmBic2.1, whole genome shotgun sequence includes:
- the LOC114873500 gene encoding potassium voltage-gated channel subfamily KQT member 1-like isoform X2 encodes MKDRPHRPYRDHHGQAMPLEEVQGLLLPPSRTGNRGPLNVTIVQVGKGNGGGGDGGSDLLRLEPPSDLRPTPSPLSDTSVTLQSDNNDTFSGGVDPRLLLGASTGGDRSTWEGRYHVKEHRRAGKATFQGQVYNFLERPTGWKCFLYHFSV; translated from the exons ATGAAAGATCGACCTCATCGACCTTATCGAGATCATCACGGACAGGCGATGCCCCTCGAAGAGGTTCAAGGATTGCTACTTCCACCTTCCAGAACAG GTAACCGGGGACCTCTGAATGTGACAATTGTACAGGTCGGGAAAGGAAATGGGGGCGGTGGAGATGGCGGAAGTGATTTACTGAGATTGGAACCACCATCGGATTTAAGGCCAACTCCGTCGCCCTTATCCGATACCAGTGTCACACTACAGTCTGACAACAATGATACCTTTAGTGGAG GTGTCGATCCACGATTACTGTTGGGTGCTAGCACCGGTGGCGATCGTAGCACGTGGGAGGGTCGTTACCACGTGAAAGAACATCGACGTGCAGGAAAAGCTACCTTCCAGGGTCAAGTTTACAATTTCCTGGAGCGACCAACCGGCTGGAAGTGCTTCCTCTACCACTTCTCTGTGTAA
- the LOC114873489 gene encoding arrestin domain-containing protein 17 isoform X1 encodes MGLKDFRVVFDNPWSTYYPGQTVAGNIVVVLDSTKKIRGISVKVKGEANTCWTTDKQDMDERGQYRDGTQTVTGHEEYFETKYYLVGSASGGEIEIQSGEHKFPFQCVLPTNIPSSFEADFGHVRYTVKVTLDRPWKFDQEVKSPFTVVSPLDLNQEQRASESVREEMSKTFCCLCCGTPPLTVNYSLPVRGYVPGQSMPAKVNVENLSGVTVESVKLILCKIVTFRATTPTTDTKTEEIVVAEVGKGPVEGGATVEYEQKLDIPPLPPSNLTNCRIIDLEYNLKVVAVVSGWYHRNLSKNTLIFVGTVPLVNYQTPTAPPAEAYSMKPEVGWVTPGIPTSSPDGAPASNLYPNLPPPSYEESTNGARSLWERGESEHVFGISNRFAPRYPVYNFLPPQ; translated from the exons gtATAAGCGTGAAAGTAAAAGGCGAAGCAAACACATGCTGGACAACCGATAAACAGGACATGGACGAGAGAGGACAATACAGAGATGGAACTCAAACAGTGACTGGCCACGAAGAATATTTCGAGACAAAGTACTATCTGGTTGGCTCTGCTTCCG GGGGTGAAATCGAGATTCAAAGCGGAGAGCACAAGTTTCCGTTTCAGTGCGTTCTACCAACAAATATACCCAGCAGTTTCGAAGCTGATTTCGGACATGTTCGATACACGGTCAAAGTGACCCTGGATCGTCCATGGAAATTCGATCAGGAAGTGAAGAGTCCATTCACGGTGGTGTCGCCTCTCGACCTCAATCAAGAGCAAAGGGCTTCG gAAAGCGTTCGAGAAGAAATGAGCAAAACGTTTTGCTGCTTATGCTGCGGTACACCACCATTGACCGTGAATTATTCCTTACCGGTCAGAGGGTACGTGCCAGGTCAGTCGATGCCAGCAAAGGTGaacgttgaaaatttatctGGAGTGACGGTGGAAAGTGTTAAGCTCATTCTTTGTAAG ATCGTGACTTTCCGTGCAACAACGCCAACCACCGACACGAAAACCGAAGAAATCGTCGTGGCGGAAGTTGGAAAAGGCCCGGTAGAAGGAGGAGCAACCGTTGAATACGAACAGAAGCTTGATATTCCACCTTTACCTCCGTCGAATCTTACCAATTGCAGAATCATTGATTTGGAGTACAATCTTAAAGTCGTAGCCGTTGTCTCGGGATG GTATCATAGGAACCTATCGAAGAACACGTTAATCTTCGTAGGTACGGTACCACTGGTGAATTATCAGACTCCTACTGCTCCTCCAGCAGAAGCCTATTCAATGAAACCGGAAGTTGGATGGGTAACTCCTGGAATACCAACATCCAGTCCTGACGGTGCACCTGCTTCGAATTTGTATCCTAATTTAC CTCCTCCATCGTACGAGGAATCGACTAACGGTGCGAGAAGTCTTTGGGAACGGGGTGAATCCGAGCATGTTTTCGGTATTTCGAATCGTTTCGCGCCTAGATATCCAGTATACAATTTCCTACCGCCACAATGA
- the LOC114873489 gene encoding arrestin domain-containing protein 17 isoform X2: MDERGQYRDGTQTVTGHEEYFETKYYLVGSASGGEIEIQSGEHKFPFQCVLPTNIPSSFEADFGHVRYTVKVTLDRPWKFDQEVKSPFTVVSPLDLNQEQRASESVREEMSKTFCCLCCGTPPLTVNYSLPVRGYVPGQSMPAKVNVENLSGVTVESVKLILCKIVTFRATTPTTDTKTEEIVVAEVGKGPVEGGATVEYEQKLDIPPLPPSNLTNCRIIDLEYNLKVVAVVSGWYHRNLSKNTLIFVGTVPLVNYQTPTAPPAEAYSMKPEVGWVTPGIPTSSPDGAPASNLYPNLPPPSYEESTNGARSLWERGESEHVFGISNRFAPRYPVYNFLPPQ; the protein is encoded by the exons ATGGACGAGAGAGGACAATACAGAGATGGAACTCAAACAGTGACTGGCCACGAAGAATATTTCGAGACAAAGTACTATCTGGTTGGCTCTGCTTCCG GGGGTGAAATCGAGATTCAAAGCGGAGAGCACAAGTTTCCGTTTCAGTGCGTTCTACCAACAAATATACCCAGCAGTTTCGAAGCTGATTTCGGACATGTTCGATACACGGTCAAAGTGACCCTGGATCGTCCATGGAAATTCGATCAGGAAGTGAAGAGTCCATTCACGGTGGTGTCGCCTCTCGACCTCAATCAAGAGCAAAGGGCTTCG gAAAGCGTTCGAGAAGAAATGAGCAAAACGTTTTGCTGCTTATGCTGCGGTACACCACCATTGACCGTGAATTATTCCTTACCGGTCAGAGGGTACGTGCCAGGTCAGTCGATGCCAGCAAAGGTGaacgttgaaaatttatctGGAGTGACGGTGGAAAGTGTTAAGCTCATTCTTTGTAAG ATCGTGACTTTCCGTGCAACAACGCCAACCACCGACACGAAAACCGAAGAAATCGTCGTGGCGGAAGTTGGAAAAGGCCCGGTAGAAGGAGGAGCAACCGTTGAATACGAACAGAAGCTTGATATTCCACCTTTACCTCCGTCGAATCTTACCAATTGCAGAATCATTGATTTGGAGTACAATCTTAAAGTCGTAGCCGTTGTCTCGGGATG GTATCATAGGAACCTATCGAAGAACACGTTAATCTTCGTAGGTACGGTACCACTGGTGAATTATCAGACTCCTACTGCTCCTCCAGCAGAAGCCTATTCAATGAAACCGGAAGTTGGATGGGTAACTCCTGGAATACCAACATCCAGTCCTGACGGTGCACCTGCTTCGAATTTGTATCCTAATTTAC CTCCTCCATCGTACGAGGAATCGACTAACGGTGCGAGAAGTCTTTGGGAACGGGGTGAATCCGAGCATGTTTTCGGTATTTCGAATCGTTTCGCGCCTAGATATCCAGTATACAATTTCCTACCGCCACAATGA